From Thiohalobacter sp., one genomic window encodes:
- a CDS encoding S-adenosylmethionine:tRNA ribosyltransferase-isomerase: MQRHDFSYDLPPELIAQVPLAERGASRMLVLDGRTGALEDSRFATLDARLHPDDLLVFNDTRVIPARLRGEKATGGRVEVLIERVLDRRRALAHVRASKSPRPGSELRLESALDVRVLG; the protein is encoded by the coding sequence ATGCAACGCCATGACTTTTCCTACGATTTGCCGCCCGAGCTGATTGCCCAGGTGCCGCTCGCCGAGCGCGGCGCCAGCCGCATGCTGGTGCTCGACGGCCGCACCGGGGCGCTGGAGGACAGCCGGTTCGCGACCCTGGACGCGCGACTGCATCCGGACGACCTGCTGGTGTTCAACGACACCCGGGTGATTCCCGCCCGGCTGCGTGGCGAGAAGGCCACCGGGGGCCGGGTGGAGGTGCTGATCGAGCGGGTGCTGGACAGGCGACGCGCGCTGGCCCACGTCCGGGCCAGCAAGTCGCCCCGGCCGGGCAGCGAACTGCGCCTGGAATCGGCGCTCGATGTGAGGGTGCTCGG